One part of the [Synechococcus] sp. NIES-970 genome encodes these proteins:
- a CDS encoding hypothetical protein (conserved hypothetical protein), with protein sequence MSQAAVPSPEQHNSHAYQNVMESLVHKEIHRQLKRLPQSLLEYIDTVEVATYALNRLPPLYASSQRGKEKQEEKGMADLKADVNTAVRHAIAAVQRDPIRSSSPLPPPKYAQYEMAEASLRDLEKLLRDSYLIESDAPEMNWDTLKVIIAKALKKSAVQGALHRHIEDVIFDWEHRDYIPPVFDWQDAHYKF encoded by the coding sequence ATGAGTCAAGCTGCTGTGCCCTCTCCTGAACAACATAATTCTCATGCTTACCAAAATGTGATGGAGAGCTTGGTGCATAAAGAGATTCATCGACAGCTTAAGCGCCTGCCCCAATCATTGCTGGAATATATTGACACAGTTGAAGTGGCAACATATGCCTTAAACCGTTTGCCTCCCCTCTATGCGTCTAGTCAACGGGGTAAAGAAAAGCAAGAAGAAAAGGGCATGGCAGATCTAAAAGCGGACGTTAATACGGCTGTACGTCATGCGATCGCCGCTGTACAGCGGGACCCAATTCGCTCTTCTAGTCCTTTGCCACCGCCGAAGTATGCCCAATATGAAATGGCCGAGGCTTCCCTGCGGGACCTCGAAAAACTCCTGCGGGATTCTTACCTCATTGAGTCTGACGCCCCAGAAATGAATTGGGACACCTTAAAGGTGATTATTGCGAAAGCGCTGAAAAAATCAGCTGTGCAAGGAGCACTCCACCGTCACATTGAAGATGTGATTTTCGATTGGGAACACCGGGACTATATCCCCCCAGTGTTTGACTGGCAAGACGCCCATTATAAATTCTAG
- a CDS encoding hypothetical protein (conserved hypothetical membrane protein): MTEHFSDPTNSPEEVNWVDLDTPPAAVTPATVLSPVDEPEIIAPPSPTSPTKHRKTLVVVETAFLASTASLIWLINYYFPIGPLLRLFFPLPIALVYLRWGSRAAWMSTLVSGLLLSILMGPTRSIIYTIPYGLIGVQLGWLWRRQGSWYWSIALGTILGTLGFFFRVWLLSLLLGEDLWIYVISQISQMADWLFLRLGLLTSPSLFVIQLLALVMLIINSMLYLFVVHLVALLMLDRLGNPIPRPPHWVQVLIEYED, encoded by the coding sequence GTGACTGAGCATTTTTCTGATCCGACCAATTCTCCTGAGGAAGTAAACTGGGTAGACTTAGACACACCTCCTGCCGCCGTCACCCCAGCAACTGTCTTATCCCCAGTCGACGAACCCGAAATCATTGCGCCGCCATCGCCTACCTCCCCCACCAAGCACCGCAAAACCTTGGTAGTTGTAGAAACAGCTTTTTTGGCGAGCACGGCTAGCCTTATTTGGCTGATTAATTACTATTTTCCCATTGGCCCTCTCCTGCGCCTTTTCTTTCCCTTGCCGATCGCCTTAGTATATCTGCGTTGGGGTTCCCGGGCTGCTTGGATGTCCACATTGGTCTCAGGGCTACTGCTTTCTATTCTCATGGGGCCAACCCGTAGCATTATTTACACGATTCCCTATGGCTTAATCGGTGTGCAGCTCGGCTGGCTATGGCGTCGGCAAGGATCTTGGTATTGGTCGATTGCCCTAGGCACAATTTTGGGAACCCTGGGTTTTTTCTTTCGGGTCTGGCTGCTGTCGCTGTTGCTCGGGGAAGATCTCTGGATCTATGTCATTTCCCAAATTTCCCAGATGGCCGATTGGTTATTTTTGCGCTTGGGCCTATTGACTTCGCCCAGTTTATTCGTCATTCAGCTTTTGGCCCTAGTCATGCTGATTATTAACAGTATGCTATACCTATTCGTGGTGCATCTGGTGGCGTTGTTGATGTTAGACCGCCTGGGTAATCCGATTCCCCGTCCCCCCCATTGGGTGCAGGTTTTGATCGAATACGAAGATTAA
- the sfsA gene encoding sugar fermentation stimulation protein, whose product MPETDFPLVYHYPELIPGILRRRYKRFLADIELDSGEMVTAHCPNTGPMTGVCELSAPVMLSKSDDPKRKLAYTWEMIQLQTPEPTWVGVNTALPNRVIKAMLLAKQIPELADHYDTVRPEVRYGIDNKSRIDFLLTKPGRSPFYVEVKNTTWTKGEMALFPDTETTRGQKHLQELKDLLPDAQAVMLYFINRADCNRFAPGDSKDPKYGKLFRQAIAAGVKILPCRFAVNPAGIRYLGLAPWEVAEAPSFL is encoded by the coding sequence ATGCCTGAAACCGATTTCCCCCTGGTTTACCATTATCCTGAACTGATTCCCGGCATTTTACGTCGACGTTACAAACGATTTCTTGCCGACATTGAGCTAGATTCTGGCGAAATGGTAACGGCCCACTGTCCGAATACGGGGCCTATGACCGGGGTCTGTGAGCTGAGTGCCCCCGTGATGCTCTCAAAAAGCGATGACCCGAAGCGCAAATTAGCCTACACCTGGGAAATGATCCAATTGCAGACCCCAGAACCCACCTGGGTCGGGGTGAATACAGCCCTGCCAAACCGGGTCATTAAAGCGATGTTGCTGGCTAAACAAATCCCGGAATTAGCTGATCATTACGATACCGTGCGCCCAGAAGTTCGTTATGGCATAGACAACAAGAGCCGGATTGATTTTCTCCTGACAAAACCGGGGCGATCGCCTTTCTATGTAGAGGTGAAAAATACCACTTGGACCAAAGGGGAAATGGCACTGTTCCCAGATACTGAAACCACCCGGGGCCAAAAGCACCTCCAGGAATTGAAGGATCTATTACCCGATGCTCAGGCGGTGATGCTCTATTTTATTAATCGGGCCGACTGCAACCGCTTTGCTCCCGGCGATAGCAAAGATCCTAAATATGGCAAACTTTTTCGTCAGGCGATCGCCGCCGGTGTAAAAATTTTACCCTGTCGTTTTGCTGTCAACCCAGCGGGTATTCGCTATTTGGGTTTAGCCCCCTGGGAGGTGGCCGAAGCGCCCTCATTTTTATAA
- a CDS encoding putative gamma-tocopherol methyltransferase, producing MAAQLYQQIREFYDASSPLWESIWGEHMHHGFYGFGGTERLNRRQAQIELIEEFLAWGKVEQIERFVDVGCGIGGSTLYLAEKFNAEGVGITLSPVQANRATERAAAHNLTEQTEFKVADALNMPFRDGEFDLVWTLESGEHMPNKRQFLQECTRVLKPGGKLLMATWCHRPTDSVAGSLTPAEQKHLEEIYRVYCLPYVISLPDYQAIAAECGLVSIETADWSTAVAPFWDQVIDSAISPDAVIGVVKAGWQTIQGALALDLMKSGFRRGLIRYGLLQATKPQ from the coding sequence ATGGCAGCGCAGCTTTATCAGCAAATCCGTGAATTTTATGATGCCTCAAGTCCTCTATGGGAATCAATTTGGGGAGAACATATGCACCATGGTTTCTATGGCTTTGGTGGCACAGAGCGGCTCAATCGGCGCCAGGCACAAATTGAATTGATCGAGGAATTTTTGGCTTGGGGTAAAGTTGAGCAAATTGAACGTTTTGTCGATGTAGGTTGCGGTATTGGGGGTAGTACTCTCTATCTCGCAGAAAAGTTTAATGCAGAAGGCGTTGGGATCACCCTCTCGCCAGTACAGGCAAACCGGGCCACAGAGCGGGCAGCGGCGCACAATCTAACAGAACAAACAGAATTTAAAGTCGCTGATGCTCTAAACATGCCCTTTCGAGATGGAGAATTTGATCTGGTATGGACCCTCGAAAGTGGTGAACATATGCCCAATAAGCGGCAATTTCTCCAGGAATGCACACGGGTGCTCAAGCCGGGCGGCAAACTACTAATGGCCACCTGGTGTCATCGCCCAACAGATTCGGTGGCGGGGAGTCTCACCCCTGCCGAACAAAAGCATTTAGAGGAGATCTATCGGGTGTATTGTTTGCCCTATGTGATCTCGTTACCTGACTATCAGGCGATCGCCGCCGAATGTGGTTTAGTAAGCATTGAGACCGCCGATTGGTCTACTGCCGTTGCCCCCTTTTGGGATCAGGTGATTGATTCTGCCATTTCTCCCGATGCTGTGATTGGCGTAGTCAAAGCAGGCTGGCAAACGATTCAAGGGGCATTAGCTTTGGATTTAATGAAAAGCGGTTTTCGACGGGGTTTAATTCGCTATGGTTTACTGCAGGCCACGAAACCTCAGTAA
- a CDS encoding transporter, major facilitator family subfamily, with translation MKQASDFQRHTEPADQGLRLKNHGNLFYLLAVAAGLIFLQGYMIAPLIPRLAEIFGSSVQEIGFIVPIYMLSYALTALFYGILSDRFGRWAIIQVALVIFVIFTGLTATSQNVSQLATWRLLTGIGASGIIPMTFALIGDLFPFERRGAMLGLIFAAMEGGMAAGSAGGAILEPFIGWRTLFIGTAIAAALVLWRLQPYGALFDEAPQKKLPSLQQVFRGYWQVLRSFRGQRTYAYVLWNGIYHAGVFTWLGLYLSQRFAMSPLNIGLTILGYGIPGLLLSAWIGKAVDRWGRRWLVPAGLVMAALSGLVMILPITPWMTTVAVIVLSIGYDLTQPLFVGIVTDLGDDDNLGQTMGLKVFTLFTGFGVGSLIFGELLNWGFDWALGIFGGLQLLAGLLALFFFWWEVPWRRSPEIGS, from the coding sequence ATGAAGCAAGCGTCAGACTTTCAACGCCACACAGAGCCAGCAGACCAAGGATTACGGCTGAAAAATCATGGCAACCTATTTTATCTATTAGCAGTAGCAGCGGGTTTGATTTTTTTACAGGGCTATATGATTGCCCCTTTGATTCCCCGATTAGCAGAAATTTTTGGGTCTTCTGTGCAGGAAATTGGCTTTATTGTGCCCATTTATATGCTGTCCTACGCCCTCACTGCCCTTTTCTACGGTATTCTCTCGGATCGTTTCGGACGCTGGGCGATTATTCAAGTCGCATTGGTAATTTTTGTCATTTTCACGGGATTAACGGCGACCTCCCAAAATGTTTCCCAATTGGCGACCTGGCGTTTACTGACGGGGATTGGCGCGAGCGGCATTATTCCGATGACCTTTGCGTTGATTGGTGATTTGTTTCCCTTTGAGCGACGGGGGGCAATGTTGGGCCTCATTTTCGCAGCAATGGAAGGGGGCATGGCGGCAGGTTCCGCTGGGGGAGCAATTTTAGAACCCTTTATCGGTTGGCGGACTTTGTTTATCGGGACGGCGATCGCCGCAGCGTTGGTACTGTGGCGGTTGCAACCCTATGGTGCTTTGTTTGATGAAGCACCCCAGAAAAAACTTCCTTCCCTGCAGCAGGTTTTTCGGGGCTACTGGCAGGTGTTACGGAGTTTTCGGGGTCAGCGCACCTACGCCTATGTTCTGTGGAATGGGATTTACCATGCGGGGGTTTTTACGTGGCTCGGTCTATATTTGTCCCAACGGTTCGCGATGAGTCCGTTAAATATTGGTCTGACGATCCTTGGTTACGGCATCCCTGGTTTATTGCTGAGTGCTTGGATTGGAAAAGCAGTAGACCGTTGGGGGCGGCGGTGGTTGGTCCCAGCGGGCCTGGTGATGGCGGCGTTGTCGGGTTTGGTGATGATTTTGCCAATTACCCCCTGGATGACGACGGTGGCGGTCATTGTTTTGTCCATTGGCTATGATTTGACGCAGCCGCTCTTTGTGGGTATTGTCACGGATTTAGGCGATGATGATAACCTCGGCCAAACGATGGGTTTGAAGGTGTTCACGCTCTTTACGGGGTTTGGTGTTGGGAGTCTAATTTTCGGAGAATTACTAAACTGGGGCTTTGATTGGGCCTTGGGAATTTTTGGCGGCCTACAGTTATTGGCAGGTCTCCTGGCATTGTTCTTTTTCTGGTGGGAAGTGCCTTGGCGGCGATCGCCCGAAATTGGTTCCTAG
- a CDS encoding transcriptional regulator: protein MAESPSYSRSDDSSPVFLRALPFFQGVPEISLQKAIGHLVTRPYPAHQTILLEKDWGGSVYFIQTGWVKIRTYNLDGKEITLNILGPGELFGEMAALDEATRSTDVITLTPTLISSVPAADFVELVHTEPLVGVRLAQLMAKRLRQINRRLQVRETNSVARVADTLVFLAEGQGISSDQSGMQIPSLPHRELSSLSGLARETVTRVLTKLEKKGLIRRTPDAIFIPNMSALDDIIH, encoded by the coding sequence ATGGCCGAATCTCCTTCCTATTCTCGAAGTGATGACAGTTCTCCCGTTTTTCTCCGGGCTTTACCATTTTTTCAAGGGGTGCCAGAAATTAGTCTCCAGAAAGCCATTGGCCACCTTGTGACACGACCCTATCCGGCCCATCAAACTATTCTTCTCGAAAAAGATTGGGGCGGATCGGTCTATTTCATTCAAACTGGCTGGGTAAAAATCCGCACCTACAACCTAGATGGCAAAGAAATTACCCTCAATATCCTTGGCCCTGGTGAACTCTTCGGTGAAATGGCGGCTCTCGATGAAGCGACTCGCTCTACGGATGTGATTACCTTGACCCCGACTCTCATCAGTAGTGTCCCCGCCGCTGATTTTGTGGAGCTCGTGCATACAGAGCCTTTGGTGGGGGTGCGCTTGGCACAATTAATGGCTAAACGCCTACGACAGATCAATCGTCGTCTCCAGGTTAGGGAAACAAATAGCGTTGCCCGAGTTGCTGACACCCTGGTCTTTTTGGCAGAAGGTCAGGGGATCAGCAGTGACCAAAGTGGTATGCAAATTCCCAGTTTACCCCACCGAGAATTAAGTAGCCTCAGTGGTTTGGCCCGGGAAACAGTAACGCGGGTTTTGACTAAGCTAGAGAAGAAGGGTTTAATTAGGCGCACTCCTGATGCCATATTTATTCCAAATATGAGCGCCCTCGATGACATCATCCATTAG
- a CDS encoding protein phosphatase 2C domain protein, with protein sequence MDISKVTISCGKNDCPGVASLAQSHCPLCQTPVIKRYLRLVGAPHLQLTPRTFVGEGDRYWVTDTPDIVLDTKPRLLPVLTETFPAAIESYLRLSPHLLHIPEVFGLLTPQEGWLLEYPSVPLGQDGLPQFPQLFSALTEAWATATPLQHLNWLMQIAGLLPDFLEQGVVPTAYYLEDWAIHGGIVQVQKLRFEPNQPLNLQRLGKVWEDLLNQVDPVIQPFCTRLQQGLLQGHIQQPQQLYEILHQGALELGRSQYDYHYRVYTQTDAGPSRDHNEDACFPPPGKLYPEEPLAIVCDGIGGHEQGEVASAIAIEQLQKQLIILAANPPRNRALIQEKIAEAVLGANDVICEQNDQERRQDRNRMGTTLVMGWIHGPELYLAHVGDSRIYRITATSCHQMTYDDDLGSREVRLGYALYKDALSYPGAGALVQALGMSPSHSIHPTVTTSILDQDAIYLLCSDGLSDEGQVEAHWQTEIAPLLQGAKDLTQVGERLIEIANTKNGHDNSTIALLDVRVQNHPQDLAIAFPKLTQLQPTLVQAKSTAPPAKTQMPRLRGQAPASRTSNRLLLMAIGAFCLLGISGLLWQQWRRSSTREATPPATPPLINPVPITDAPEPSSPVTLPGGELETEPIALTKNQILQLQDEANLTAATIPGATVPDTLVIPGGSILRVEEITADFQVMLKLCRSSAQTIPANSQPLTEGNNGWVALTDLEGQLVEDFVVPAVNPCGPEVE encoded by the coding sequence ATGGATATTTCTAAGGTAACGATTTCTTGTGGAAAAAACGACTGCCCTGGGGTAGCTTCGTTGGCTCAATCCCACTGTCCCCTCTGTCAAACACCGGTGATCAAGCGTTATCTCCGGCTTGTTGGAGCCCCCCATTTACAGCTCACTCCCCGGACATTCGTGGGGGAAGGCGATCGCTATTGGGTTACAGACACGCCGGATATCGTCCTCGATACTAAACCACGGCTTTTACCTGTGCTCACCGAGACCTTTCCGGCGGCCATTGAAAGCTATTTGCGTCTGTCCCCACACCTCCTCCACATTCCCGAAGTTTTTGGCTTACTCACTCCCCAAGAGGGCTGGCTACTCGAATATCCCTCGGTACCATTGGGGCAAGATGGCCTCCCCCAATTTCCGCAGCTGTTTTCTGCTCTCACGGAAGCTTGGGCCACGGCGACACCGCTACAACACTTGAATTGGTTGATGCAAATCGCCGGGTTACTGCCAGATTTTCTGGAGCAGGGCGTCGTTCCCACTGCCTATTATTTGGAAGACTGGGCGATCCATGGGGGGATTGTGCAGGTCCAAAAGTTGCGTTTTGAACCGAATCAGCCCCTTAATTTGCAGCGCCTCGGCAAGGTCTGGGAAGATCTGCTCAATCAGGTGGATCCTGTGATTCAACCTTTTTGTACTCGTCTTCAACAGGGGTTACTCCAGGGGCACATTCAACAGCCTCAACAGCTCTATGAGATTCTACACCAGGGCGCTTTAGAGCTTGGGCGATCGCAATATGACTACCACTACCGGGTCTATACCCAGACAGATGCGGGGCCAAGCCGTGACCACAATGAGGATGCCTGTTTTCCTCCCCCCGGAAAGCTCTACCCAGAGGAACCTTTAGCCATTGTTTGTGATGGTATTGGCGGCCATGAGCAGGGGGAAGTGGCTTCGGCGATCGCCATTGAGCAGTTACAGAAACAATTGATTATTCTCGCGGCCAATCCCCCCAGAAATCGAGCTCTCATCCAAGAAAAAATTGCCGAAGCGGTCCTGGGAGCTAACGATGTTATTTGCGAGCAAAATGACCAGGAGCGTCGCCAAGACCGCAACCGGATGGGCACGACCCTTGTAATGGGTTGGATCCACGGCCCGGAACTCTATCTGGCCCATGTGGGCGACTCCCGAATTTATCGCATTACCGCTACTAGTTGCCATCAAATGACCTACGACGATGATCTCGGCTCCCGGGAAGTGCGCTTGGGTTATGCCCTCTACAAAGATGCCCTTTCCTACCCGGGGGCCGGGGCTCTGGTACAGGCCTTGGGAATGAGCCCTTCCCATTCGATCCATCCGACGGTAACAACTTCTATCCTTGACCAAGATGCGATCTATCTGCTCTGCTCCGATGGGTTGAGCGATGAGGGTCAAGTAGAAGCCCATTGGCAAACGGAAATTGCCCCTCTTCTACAGGGAGCAAAAGATCTAACCCAGGTGGGTGAGCGATTGATTGAAATCGCCAATACGAAAAACGGCCATGACAACAGTACCATTGCTTTGCTTGATGTGAGGGTACAAAATCACCCCCAGGATCTGGCGATCGCCTTCCCGAAATTGACCCAACTACAACCGACCCTCGTCCAGGCCAAATCCACTGCACCGCCCGCCAAAACCCAAATGCCCAGGTTACGGGGCCAGGCCCCGGCAAGTAGGACCTCTAATCGCTTGCTGCTCATGGCCATTGGCGCTTTTTGTTTATTGGGCATTAGTGGTCTTCTGTGGCAACAATGGCGACGGTCCTCCACCAGGGAGGCGACCCCGCCAGCGACCCCACCCTTGATTAATCCAGTCCCGATTACTGATGCCCCCGAACCCTCCTCCCCGGTCACGCTACCCGGCGGCGAACTAGAAACTGAACCCATTGCCCTCACTAAAAATCAAATCTTGCAGCTCCAAGATGAAGCGAACTTGACCGCCGCGACCATCCCAGGCGCAACCGTACCCGATACGCTTGTGATTCCAGGGGGGAGTATCCTCCGGGTTGAGGAAATTACCGCTGACTTCCAAGTGATGCTCAAGTTATGCCGCAGTAGTGCGCAAACTATTCCCGCCAATTCTCAACCCTTGACAGAAGGCAACAATGGTTGGGTTGCCCTCACTGACTTGGAGGGGCAACTGGTTGAAGATTTTGTTGTGCCGGCGGTGAATCCCTGTGGGCCAGAGGTGGAATAG
- a CDS encoding hypothetical protein (conserved hypothetical protein): MILSLDQRQKLDPSDDQLFYDYPRFVTHVDDGFIAQLTGLYEKLLGPGNRVLDLMGSWVSHLPDYRFQEVVGHGMNAAELAKNPRLDRYFVQNLNVAPQLPLADQSFDAVLIAVSVQYLQYPEAVFAEIQRVLAPGGVCVVSFSNRMFYQKAIAFWRDSSDDEHLQLVKRYFQQTPGFAPPEVIAQRSTQPHLLQIFGIGTRDPFYAVFAHRT, encoded by the coding sequence ATGATTCTGTCCCTTGACCAACGCCAAAAGCTCGATCCCAGCGATGACCAGCTTTTTTATGACTATCCCCGTTTCGTCACCCATGTGGATGATGGATTCATCGCCCAACTCACCGGACTCTACGAAAAACTCCTCGGGCCGGGTAATCGTGTCCTGGATTTAATGGGGAGCTGGGTCTCCCATTTGCCAGATTATCGTTTTCAGGAAGTGGTAGGCCACGGGATGAACGCAGCGGAACTGGCGAAAAACCCGCGTCTTGACCGCTATTTTGTCCAAAATCTCAATGTTGCACCCCAGCTTCCCCTTGCTGATCAAAGTTTCGATGCCGTGTTGATTGCTGTGTCGGTGCAATATTTACAATATCCAGAAGCGGTTTTTGCCGAAATTCAACGGGTGTTGGCCCCAGGTGGTGTCTGTGTGGTGAGTTTCTCGAATCGGATGTTCTACCAAAAGGCGATCGCCTTTTGGCGGGATAGCTCTGATGACGAGCATCTGCAACTGGTCAAACGTTACTTCCAGCAGACCCCGGGTTTTGCTCCCCCAGAGGTCATTGCCCAACGCTCAACCCAGCCGCACCTGTTGCAAATATTTGGGATTGGAACCCGAGATCCGTTCTATGCGGTCTTTGCCCACCGGACTTGA